A window of Streptomyces gilvosporeus contains these coding sequences:
- a CDS encoding pyridoxal phosphate-dependent aminotransferase, producing MQFKQSSKLTDVCYEIRGPVIEQANALEEAGHSVLRLNTGNPALFGFECPEEILQDVMRNLSRAHGYTESQGILSARRAVAQRYQEAGLPDVGVDDIYLGNGVSELVSLALQALLDDGDEVLIPAPDYPLWTAVTTLSGGKAVHYLCDESADWLPDLDDIASKITDRTRALVIINPNNPTGAVYPRELLEGMLDLARRHQLMVLADEVYDRILYDDAVHHHAAVLAPDLVCLTFSGLSKSSRIAGFRSGWLVVSGPKEHAADYLEGLGTLASMRLCPNAPAQYAIQAALGGRQSITDLILPGGRLREQRDLAWERLNEIPGVSCVKPRGALYAFPRLDPAVHAIHDDEKFVLDLLLREKIQVVQGTGFNWPRPDHFRILTLPHADDLDAAIGRIGRFLAGYRQ from the coding sequence ATGCAGTTCAAGCAGTCCAGCAAGTTGACCGACGTCTGCTACGAGATCCGCGGGCCGGTGATCGAGCAGGCGAACGCGCTGGAGGAGGCCGGCCACAGCGTGCTGCGCCTCAATACGGGCAATCCCGCGCTGTTCGGCTTCGAATGCCCCGAAGAGATCCTCCAGGACGTGATGCGCAACCTCTCCCGCGCACACGGCTACACCGAGTCGCAGGGCATCCTCTCCGCCCGCCGCGCGGTGGCCCAGCGCTATCAGGAGGCCGGGCTGCCCGATGTCGGCGTGGACGACATCTATCTGGGCAACGGCGTCTCCGAGCTGGTCTCGCTGGCGCTCCAGGCGCTCCTGGACGACGGCGACGAGGTGCTCATCCCGGCCCCCGACTACCCCCTGTGGACGGCCGTCACCACCCTCTCCGGCGGCAAGGCCGTGCACTACCTGTGCGACGAGTCCGCCGACTGGCTGCCGGACCTCGACGACATCGCGTCGAAGATCACCGACCGGACGCGGGCGCTGGTCATCATCAACCCCAACAACCCCACCGGAGCGGTCTATCCGCGTGAGCTCCTGGAGGGCATGCTCGACCTCGCCCGCCGCCACCAGCTGATGGTCCTCGCCGACGAGGTCTACGACCGGATCCTGTACGACGACGCGGTCCACCACCACGCCGCCGTGCTCGCCCCGGACCTGGTCTGCCTCACCTTCAGCGGGCTGTCCAAGTCCTCCCGCATCGCCGGCTTCCGCTCCGGCTGGCTGGTCGTCTCCGGCCCCAAGGAGCACGCCGCCGACTATCTGGAGGGCCTGGGCACCCTGGCCTCGATGCGGCTGTGCCCCAACGCCCCCGCGCAGTACGCCATCCAGGCCGCGCTCGGCGGCCGCCAGAGCATCACGGACCTGATCCTGCCGGGCGGCCGGCTGCGCGAACAGCGCGACCTCGCCTGGGAGCGGCTGAACGAGATCCCCGGCGTCTCCTGCGTCAAGCCCCGGGGCGCGCTCTACGCCTTCCCCCGCCTCGACCCCGCCGTGCACGCCATCCACGACGACGAGAAGTTCGTCCTCGACCTCCTCCTGCGCGAAAAGATCCAGGTCGTCCAGGGCACCGGCTTCAACTGGCCCCGCCCCGACCACTTCCGCATCCTCACCCTCCCGCACGCCGACGATCTGGACGCGGCCATCGGCCGGATCGGGCGGTTCCTGGCGGGGTACCGGCAGTAA
- a CDS encoding winged helix-turn-helix transcriptional regulator, whose product MPRRSYDHYCALARALDAVGDRWTLLIVRELLGGARRYTDLHADLPGVSTDMLASRLKDMERDGLLSRRRLAPPGAAFVYELTDRGRALLPALTALADWGAPALDARRPTDAVRAHWFALPLVTRLARHFAEGVAVVDVALDEGEFHVLLDPADEGPRYGDGPAEHADVRLHMSTATCADVADDRLSLAQGIASGRIAVTVTEGEGEGDGEGEVDGDRPRRERTTAV is encoded by the coding sequence ATGCCGCGCCGAAGTTATGACCACTACTGCGCCCTCGCCCGCGCCCTGGACGCCGTCGGCGACCGCTGGACGCTGCTGATCGTCCGCGAACTGCTCGGCGGCGCCCGGCGCTACACCGATCTGCACGCCGACCTGCCCGGCGTCAGTACGGACATGCTCGCCTCCCGCCTCAAGGACATGGAGCGCGACGGGCTCCTCTCGCGGCGCCGGCTCGCCCCGCCCGGCGCCGCCTTCGTCTACGAACTCACCGACCGCGGACGCGCCCTGCTGCCCGCGCTCACCGCGCTCGCCGACTGGGGCGCCCCGGCCCTCGACGCCCGGCGCCCCACGGACGCGGTACGGGCCCACTGGTTCGCACTGCCCCTCGTCACCCGGCTCGCCCGGCACTTCGCGGAGGGTGTCGCCGTGGTCGACGTCGCCCTGGACGAGGGGGAGTTCCATGTGCTGCTCGACCCGGCGGACGAGGGCCCGCGCTACGGCGACGGCCCGGCCGAACACGCCGACGTCCGCCTCCACATGTCCACCGCGACCTGCGCCGACGTCGCCGACGACCGCCTCTCCCTCGCCCAGGGCATCGCCTCCGGCCGGATCGCGGTCACGGTGACCGAGGGCGAAGGCGAGGGCGATGGCGAGGGCGAAGTCGACGGCGACCGGCCGCGGCGCGAGCGGACGACGGCGGTCTGA